A window of Caretta caretta isolate rCarCar2 chromosome 11, rCarCar1.hap1, whole genome shotgun sequence contains these coding sequences:
- the LOC125644789 gene encoding zinc finger protein 593-like, whose protein sequence is MAPRSSHHTGSHKARSLACQWKAKQQCRNLDQIHGDLQPDITARLLHQEPDPDMPGSAQHYCVRYFVDLNSMKEHFKSKVHKRRLKQLREEPYTQQKAERAAGMRSYIPLKKIEVQTQPLVMEESG, encoded by the coding sequence ATGGCGCCGCGGAGCTCCCATCACACGGGCTCGCACAAGGCGCGCTCCCTGGCCTGCCAATGGAAAGCAAAGCAGCAGTGCCGGAACCTGGACCAGATCCATGGGGACCTGCAGCCGGACATCACGGCCAGGCTGCTGCACCAGGAGCCGGACCCCGACATGCCTGGAAGTGCGCAGCACTACTGCGTGCGATACTTTGTAGATTTGAATAGCATGAAGGAACATTTCAAATCTAAAGTTCACAAAAGAAGACTGAAGCAGCTGAGGGAGGAGCCTTATACCCAGCAGAAGGCAGAGAGAGCAGCTGGGATGAGATCCTACATTCCTCTAAAGAAGATAGAAGTACAGACTCAACCGCTTGTGATGGAGGAATCTGGCTGA